A part of Methanomassiliicoccales archaeon genomic DNA contains:
- a CDS encoding DEAD/DEAH box helicase, with amino-acid sequence MSDWKTALPQGVIEILQEEGITTLYPPQEKAVPFALSGKNLVLAVPTASGKSLVAYLAAVKRVLHDGGKVMYIVPLRALAAEKFEELKRFERLGIKVGMSIGDFDEVDKGIEHLDILIATSEKADAIMRHRSDWVKAISLVIADEVHLMNDPDRGPTLEITLTKLRLLNPQLQVIALSATVGNSKEMAEWLDAEHVASEWRPVKLKEGVLLADTINFTDNSKRSVRPLGDTVWSLVKDTIDEGGQVLVFVNSRRSTESLATRFSKLNKEKGDAQVKEQLDDAFRDEQTSIGSSLKYCMSHGMAFHTAALSNEQRRTVERFFKEGKIKCIIATPTLAAGINLPARRVIVRDVTRFEGGGSVPISVMEVKQMCGRAGRPRYDPYGEAVLLASTVEQSHMLFENYLLGEPEDVQSKVGNERVLRGHILALIATDTTNTRKGIIDFLRHTFYCHQRGEEGVEEAVESIVQYLFKEGMVRCPGIDFLAEEVEADLKATFFGKRLSDLYIDPVSAVKLRDALLSYTPEKGALGFMHAVCATPDMMNLYLRRDDRETMDQIVMERGKELLFPVPDLDSPDYDYFLSELKTAMVLDSWISEQDEEALLKASGIGPGDLHNKVEVGEWLLYSMREMSNIFNKDCYPVLTKMMTRMKYGVREDLLELVSLKGVGRVRARSLFKKGFVSIALLKEAPVNDLAKIIGIGDLLAQRIKSQIDPLFVMDKKAKTAEKAAMKEDTPAKERGQTKLFDF; translated from the coding sequence ATGAGCGACTGGAAGACCGCGTTGCCGCAAGGGGTCATCGAGATCCTGCAGGAGGAAGGGATCACCACCCTGTATCCTCCACAGGAGAAGGCCGTGCCCTTCGCCCTGTCCGGGAAGAACCTGGTATTGGCGGTGCCCACCGCCTCGGGCAAATCATTGGTGGCCTATCTGGCAGCGGTCAAGCGGGTGCTTCACGACGGCGGCAAGGTGATGTACATCGTTCCGCTGCGCGCATTGGCCGCGGAGAAGTTCGAAGAACTGAAACGCTTCGAGCGCCTGGGGATCAAGGTCGGCATGTCCATCGGGGATTTTGACGAGGTCGACAAAGGCATCGAACATTTGGACATCCTCATCGCCACCTCGGAGAAGGCCGACGCCATCATGCGTCACCGCTCTGATTGGGTGAAAGCGATATCCTTGGTCATCGCCGACGAGGTGCACCTGATGAACGACCCGGACCGCGGTCCGACGTTGGAGATCACCCTCACCAAGCTGAGGCTGCTCAACCCCCAGTTGCAGGTCATCGCTTTATCGGCCACTGTCGGCAACTCCAAGGAGATGGCCGAATGGTTGGACGCGGAGCACGTGGCCAGCGAATGGCGCCCGGTGAAGCTGAAGGAGGGAGTGCTGTTGGCCGACACCATCAACTTCACCGACAACAGCAAACGTTCAGTACGTCCATTGGGCGATACCGTCTGGTCTTTGGTCAAGGATACCATTGACGAAGGGGGGCAGGTGCTGGTCTTCGTCAACTCCCGTCGTTCCACGGAATCCTTGGCTACCCGCTTCTCCAAATTGAACAAGGAAAAGGGAGACGCTCAGGTAAAGGAGCAGCTGGACGACGCGTTCCGAGACGAGCAGACCTCCATCGGTTCCTCGCTCAAATACTGCATGAGCCACGGCATGGCCTTCCATACCGCTGCGCTCAGCAACGAACAGCGCAGGACGGTCGAACGTTTCTTCAAGGAAGGAAAGATAAAATGCATCATAGCCACGCCGACCTTGGCCGCCGGCATTAACTTGCCGGCTCGTCGGGTCATCGTTCGTGACGTGACCCGCTTCGAGGGAGGCGGGAGCGTTCCCATCTCGGTCATGGAGGTCAAGCAGATGTGCGGCCGTGCCGGTCGTCCTCGATACGACCCCTACGGCGAGGCGGTGCTGCTCGCCTCGACGGTGGAACAGAGCCACATGCTCTTCGAGAACTATCTGTTGGGGGAGCCGGAGGACGTCCAGTCCAAGGTAGGGAACGAGCGGGTGCTGCGCGGTCATATACTGGCGCTCATCGCCACCGATACGACGAACACGCGCAAGGGCATCATAGACTTCCTGCGCCACACGTTCTACTGCCATCAGCGGGGCGAGGAGGGTGTGGAGGAGGCGGTGGAGAGCATCGTCCAATACCTTTTCAAGGAGGGAATGGTCCGCTGCCCGGGGATCGACTTCCTGGCCGAGGAGGTGGAGGCCGACCTCAAGGCGACGTTCTTCGGCAAGCGTCTCTCCGACCTTTACATAGATCCGGTCTCGGCGGTCAAGCTGCGCGATGCGCTTCTCTCGTACACCCCGGAAAAAGGTGCCCTGGGGTTCATGCACGCGGTGTGCGCCACCCCGGACATGATGAACCTATATCTGAGGAGGGACGACCGGGAGACCATGGACCAGATCGTCATGGAACGGGGGAAGGAGCTGCTGTTCCCGGTGCCCGACCTCGATTCCCCGGATTACGATTACTTCCTATCGGAACTGAAGACCGCCATGGTCCTGGACTCTTGGATCTCCGAGCAGGACGAGGAGGCTCTGCTCAAAGCGTCCGGCATCGGTCCGGGCGACCTGCACAACAAGGTCGAGGTGGGGGAATGGCTCCTCTATTCCATGAGGGAGATGAGCAACATCTTCAACAAGGACTGCTACCCCGTGCTGACGAAGATGATGACCCGCATGAAGTACGGGGTCCGAGAGGACCTGCTGGAACTGGTGTCTCTGAAAGGCGTCGGCAGGGTCCGCGCCCGCTCACTGTTCAAGAAAGGCTTCGTTTCGATCGCCCTGCTCAAGGAGGCGCCGGTGAACGATCTGGCGAAGATCATAGGGATCGGTGATCTTCTGGCCCAGAGGATCAAGTCCCAGATCGATCCGCTCTTCGTAATGGACAAGAAGGCCAAGACCGCCGAGAAGGCGGCGATGAAGGAAGATACGCCGGCCAAGGAGCGCGGGCAGACCAAGCTCTTCGATTTTTAA